A window of the Deinococcus betulae genome harbors these coding sequences:
- a CDS encoding replication-relaxation family protein, whose amino-acid sequence MGAGNPLLTKLARLRAALRTDRVLSGAQLERHFDLSPSQLQPLKDFTQFSATLQPVYRSVRSRTVVPFVTLEASMERRLSAEQVGHLAGTAEIRLQLAAAPQDWQSGAAALGRSNKPDAVYLLGEHRVAIEYDAGSYRARVIEQKLEQFSRDYAGLVWGVTSGVRARRLQDRLGAHGVQVLHLNWWSDQG is encoded by the coding sequence ATGGGGGCCGGTAACCCCCTGCTCACCAAATTGGCCCGCCTGCGCGCCGCTCTTCGCACCGACCGGGTGCTGAGCGGCGCGCAGCTTGAGCGCCACTTTGACCTGAGCCCCTCGCAGTTGCAGCCCCTAAAAGACTTCACCCAGTTCAGTGCGACCTTGCAACCCGTCTACCGCAGTGTGCGTTCTAGGACTGTCGTCCCTTTCGTTACCTTGGAAGCGTCGATGGAGCGCCGGCTGAGTGCAGAGCAGGTGGGGCACCTGGCTGGCACAGCTGAGATTCGGCTTCAGCTGGCCGCCGCGCCTCAGGACTGGCAGTCTGGCGCGGCGGCCCTCGGCCGGTCGAACAAGCCCGATGCAGTGTATCTGCTGGGGGAGCACCGGGTGGCCATCGAATACGACGCCGGGTCGTACCGTGCGCGGGTCATTGAGCAGAAGCTGGAGCAGTTCTCTCGGGACTACGCTGGTTTGGTCTGGGGGGTTACCAGCGGCGTGCGGGCCCGCCGCCTCCAGGACCGTCTGGGCGCCCATGGGGTTCAGGTGCTGCACTTGAACTGGTGGTCGGATCAAGGGTGA
- a CDS encoding VirB4 family type IV secretion system protein: MLGIHKNVHFARNGTSEIGFEVFLPPSLLVDGVRRDAIKHTLNVLLSRALPVGARGRFIVDNADLEEWELRRCTLAVPQDASVLSEVIEADNASLTRARKAGELKVLRYYLLVKLDRKIPKGRSLSERERDLMTDYANAFANRLGTALDAAGWSPLRMQSQDIADLIYKYRNRQFGRMAKPFRSVVPTGALGARELQGNPNHDLPSPRRQMSESSVDKSNPGFLVVGSHLVNVVSWTEIEDGGTQSGMLEHLLTVMREVDFFLMIDFVMVNPTTKKAALSYKAEGAKNSIEDGGGSANQAINDEMQEALYNLTRGHDKMVLFGVAMVIYAKTIEQLHDSTRRARTEMGQVGGAIARIGNVENIKQYELLEPFNGQNNQYLFDGRTLNVAALIPQVGSWIGTEDPLVVFRNRQGGLTPINQAVGTNNSGTFILGGAGSGKSNLNMTMLLNVCALKGRVYILDLKEDYKTLVQAVEGEVITIRPGAKLPNGDHVRINMFDLPVGEVRPSSDKRNLLMGMFKAMLMSSGGLGPLDYTILTSAIESAYALAVGSIPGMEELTEYYKPFYLSDFVRIMRNLPTVAGVAPDDTMQQAIKTLAARLGAFTGNSPLGPFMDGPTTVRVQADVTCFDISAMREESARELRRIGMILLVDLIWRSGLESPGVIKYPVFEELGAMAEIEEAATFVANMFKVGRSAGFWPVAITQEIGDLMKVKGIINNSALRLIGNVSEEEAEEIVKALKLSPATHDAINSLGGGRDFREYVALLELSSGVLVGDVIQNHLHPFKYWLTTTKQEDTTRLAAYAERLGGNRVAAAKALAGIVAA; this comes from the coding sequence ATGCTGGGCATTCATAAGAACGTGCACTTTGCCCGGAACGGTACATCCGAGATTGGCTTTGAGGTGTTCCTGCCGCCATCACTCTTGGTGGACGGTGTTCGGCGTGACGCCATCAAACACACCCTCAACGTGCTGCTCAGCCGGGCGCTCCCCGTAGGTGCACGGGGACGGTTCATTGTGGACAACGCCGATCTGGAGGAGTGGGAACTGAGGCGCTGCACCTTGGCCGTCCCCCAAGACGCCAGCGTCCTGAGCGAAGTGATCGAGGCCGACAATGCGAGCCTTACCCGCGCCCGAAAGGCCGGAGAGCTCAAGGTGCTGCGCTACTACCTTCTGGTCAAGCTCGACCGCAAGATTCCCAAGGGGCGGAGTTTATCGGAACGGGAACGAGACCTGATGACGGACTACGCCAATGCCTTTGCCAATCGTCTGGGCACGGCCTTGGACGCGGCCGGCTGGAGCCCTCTGCGCATGCAGTCCCAAGACATCGCCGACCTCATCTACAAGTACCGCAACCGGCAATTCGGGCGCATGGCAAAGCCGTTCCGGAGTGTGGTCCCCACGGGCGCCCTGGGTGCCCGCGAACTCCAAGGAAATCCCAATCATGACCTGCCGTCGCCCCGACGCCAGATGTCTGAATCTTCGGTCGACAAATCCAATCCCGGATTTCTCGTCGTCGGCAGCCACCTGGTCAATGTGGTCAGTTGGACGGAAATCGAGGACGGTGGCACCCAGAGCGGGATGCTGGAGCACCTGCTGACAGTCATGCGTGAAGTGGATTTCTTCCTCATGATCGACTTCGTGATGGTGAACCCCACCACCAAGAAAGCAGCACTGTCTTACAAGGCAGAAGGCGCCAAAAACAGCATTGAAGATGGCGGCGGATCGGCCAATCAAGCCATCAACGACGAGATGCAGGAAGCGCTCTACAACCTTACGCGTGGTCACGACAAGATGGTGCTGTTTGGCGTGGCTATGGTGATTTACGCCAAGACCATTGAGCAGCTTCACGACAGCACCCGGCGGGCGCGAACTGAAATGGGTCAGGTGGGCGGTGCCATTGCCCGCATTGGCAACGTGGAAAACATCAAACAGTACGAACTTCTGGAGCCATTCAACGGCCAGAACAACCAGTATCTGTTTGACGGACGCACCCTGAACGTCGCAGCGCTGATCCCGCAGGTTGGGTCCTGGATCGGCACAGAAGACCCCCTGGTGGTCTTTCGCAATCGTCAGGGCGGCTTGACTCCAATCAATCAAGCCGTGGGCACGAACAACTCGGGCACGTTCATCCTCGGGGGCGCAGGCAGCGGCAAATCCAACCTCAACATGACGATGCTGCTCAATGTTTGTGCACTCAAGGGCCGAGTCTATATTCTCGACCTCAAAGAGGATTACAAGACGCTGGTACAGGCCGTTGAAGGCGAAGTAATCACCATTCGACCTGGGGCCAAGCTCCCCAACGGCGATCATGTCCGCATCAACATGTTCGACTTGCCTGTTGGCGAGGTGCGGCCGTCATCCGATAAACGCAACCTGCTGATGGGCATGTTCAAAGCCATGCTGATGTCCAGTGGAGGCCTGGGACCTCTGGACTACACCATCCTCACCAGCGCCATTGAATCAGCGTATGCACTGGCCGTGGGCAGCATTCCAGGGATGGAAGAACTGACGGAGTATTACAAGCCTTTTTACCTCTCAGACTTCGTGCGCATCATGCGGAACCTGCCCACTGTGGCCGGCGTCGCACCCGACGACACCATGCAGCAGGCCATCAAAACGCTGGCCGCTCGCCTGGGGGCCTTCACCGGCAATTCGCCTCTGGGCCCTTTCATGGACGGACCGACGACCGTTCGCGTTCAGGCCGACGTCACCTGCTTTGACATCTCGGCCATGCGCGAGGAGTCCGCACGGGAACTCCGGCGAATCGGCATGATTCTGCTGGTTGACCTGATCTGGCGCAGCGGTCTAGAGAGCCCAGGGGTCATCAAGTACCCCGTCTTCGAAGAGCTGGGGGCCATGGCCGAGATCGAAGAGGCCGCCACTTTCGTGGCAAACATGTTCAAAGTCGGCCGTTCGGCTGGCTTCTGGCCAGTTGCCATAACGCAGGAAATCGGCGACCTGATGAAAGTCAAAGGCATCATCAACAACAGTGCCCTGCGCCTGATCGGCAACGTGTCTGAGGAAGAGGCCGAAGAAATTGTCAAGGCCTTGAAACTGAGCCCGGCGACACACGATGCAATCAACAGCCTGGGCGGCGGCCGCGACTTCCGAGAATACGTGGCGCTTCTGGAGTTGAGCAGCGGCGTTCTGGTGGGCGACGTGATTCAGAACCATTTGCACCCTTTCAAATACTGGCTGACAACCACCAAACAGGAAGACACCACCCGGCTGGCCGCGTACGCAGAGCGGCTCGGCGGCAACCGAGTGGCTGCGGCCAAAGCGCTGGCCGGCATCGTGGCCGCCTAA